Proteins from one bacterium genomic window:
- the era gene encoding GTPase Era has product MDASSREKFKAGYVAVVGKPNVGKSTFLNTMIRFKLSAISPKPQTTRHKILGILNGENYQILFLDTPGIMEKPRHELDKWLLKRAFEAIEDADVIVMIAEPEKPDELDMQIVNKIKESGKPAILLINKIDTIDKKLVLPVIDAYAKTETFREIIPVSVLKNVNLDVTLEKIVDLLPESPPFYPEDAITDRNERFLVQEIIREKLFLLYGEEIPYSAAVEIEEFQEQDEKHGGKDYIRAIIHVEKDSQKKIIIGKNGEKIKKLGTVSRKEIEAFLGRPVYLELWVKVSEKWRHKSGFIKEIGY; this is encoded by the coding sequence TTGGATGCCAGTTCCAGAGAGAAATTTAAGGCAGGTTATGTTGCCGTGGTGGGTAAACCCAACGTGGGGAAATCCACCTTTCTCAACACGATGATCCGGTTCAAACTTTCAGCCATCAGTCCAAAACCGCAGACAACGAGACACAAAATTCTCGGAATCTTAAACGGAGAGAACTACCAGATTCTTTTCTTGGATACACCGGGAATTATGGAAAAGCCAAGGCACGAACTGGATAAATGGTTATTAAAAAGGGCCTTCGAAGCCATTGAGGATGCGGATGTGATAGTTATGATAGCCGAGCCTGAAAAGCCCGATGAATTGGATATGCAGATTGTTAACAAGATAAAGGAGTCAGGTAAACCTGCGATACTCCTTATCAACAAGATTGACACTATTGATAAAAAACTGGTTCTTCCCGTTATTGATGCCTACGCAAAGACAGAAACCTTCAGGGAAATCATCCCTGTAAGCGTTTTGAAAAATGTAAACTTGGACGTAACCCTCGAGAAGATTGTAGATCTATTACCTGAATCTCCACCCTTTTACCCTGAAGACGCGATAACCGACAGAAACGAAAGATTTTTAGTACAGGAGATTATAAGGGAAAAATTGTTTCTTTTGTATGGGGAAGAAATACCATATTCAGCAGCGGTGGAAATTGAGGAATTCCAGGAACAGGATGAAAAGCACGGCGGTAAGGACTACATCAGGGCAATTATCCACGTAGAAAAGGATAGCCAGAAGAAAATTATAATTGGGAAAAATGGCGAAAAAATAAAGAAACTGGGGACGGTAAGCCGAAAGGAGATTGAAGCTTTTCTCGGGCGTCCGGTCTATTTAGAACTTTGGGTTAAAGTAAGTGAAAAGTGGAGACACAAATCCGGATTCATTAAAGAGATTGGATACTGA